The stretch of DNA aataaataaaactaaaagctggttctttgagaagattaacaaaattgataaaccattagccagactcatcaagaaaaaaagggagaagatgcaaatcaacagaattagaaatgaaaaaggagaagtcacaacggacacctcagaaatacaaaacatcatgagagactactacaagcaactatatgccaatcaattggataacctggaagaaatggatacattcttagaaaaatacaatcttccaagactgaaccaggaagaaatagaaaccatgaacagaccaatcacaagtacagaaattgaggcagtgattaaaaatctcccaacacacaaaagcccaggaccagatggattcacaggcgaattctatcaaacatttcgagaagagttaacacctatccttctcaaactcttccaaaatattgcagaaggcggagcactcccaaactcattctacgaggctaccatcaccctgataccaaaaccaggcaaagatgtcacaaaaaaagaaaactacagaccaatatcactgatgaatatagatgcaaaaatcctcaacaaaatactagctaacagactgcaacagcacattaaaaaaatcatacaccacgatcaagtggggtttatccctgggatgcaaggattcttcaatatacgcaaatcaatcaacgtgatacatcatatcaacaaattgaaggataaaaaccatatgatcatttcaatagatgcagaaaaagcttttgacaaagttcaacatccatttatgataaaagctctccagaaaatgggcatagaaggaaattacctcaacatcataaaagccatatatgacaaaccaaaagccaacattgttctcaatggagaaaaactggaagaattccctcttagaacaggaacaagacaagggtgtccactctcaccactgttattcaacatagttttggaagtgttagccacagcaatcagagaagaaaaagaaattaaaggaatccaaattggaaaagaagaagtaaaattatcactctttgcagatgacatgatactatatatagaaaaccctaaagactctaccagaaaactgctagcactcattgatgagtttagtaaagtagcaggatacaaaattaatgcacagaaatctcttgcattcctatacactaacaacggaagagcagaaagagaaattaaggaaactctcccattcaccattgcaaccaaaagaataaaatacctaggaataaacctgcctaaggaggcaaaagatctgtatgcagaaaactttaagacattgatgaaagaaatcaaagatgacataaacagatggagggatataccatgttcctggtttggaagaatcaacatcgtgaaaatgactgtactacccaaagcaatttacagatttaatgcaatcccgatcagattgccaatggcatttttcacagaactagagcaagaaatcttacgatttgtatggaaacgcaaaagaccccgaatagccaaagcaatcttgagaaggaaaaatggagttggtggaatcaggcttcctgacttcaaactatactacaaggccatagtgatcaagacagtatggtactggcacaaaaatagaaaggaagatcaatggaacagaatagagaactcagaagtaagcccaaacacatatgggcaccttatctttgacaaaggaggcacgagtatacaatggaaaaaagacagcctcttcaataagtggtgctgggaaaattggacagcaacatgtaaaagaatgaaattagaacacttcctaacaccatacacaaaaataaactccaaatgggttaaagacctacatataaggccagacactataaaactcctagaggaaaacataggcagaacactctttgacatacatcaaagcaacatcctttttgacccacctcctagaatcatggaaataaaatcaagaataaacgaatgggacctcatgaaacttaaaagcttttgcacagcaaaggaaaccataaacaagactaaaaggcaaccttcagaatgggaaaaaataattgcctatgaaacaacagacaaaggattaacctccaaaatatacaagcagctcatgcagcttcataccaaaaaagcaaataacccaatccacaaatgggcagaagacctaaatagacatttctccaaagaagacatacagatggccaacaaacacatgaaaagatgctcaacatcactcatcatcagagaaatgcaagtcaaagccacaatgaggtatcacctcacaccaatcagaatggccatcatcacaaagtctggaaacaacaaatgttggagagggtgtggagaaaagggaactctcctgcactgttggtgggaatgtaagttggtacagccactatggaaaacaatttggaggttccttcaaaaactacaaatagaactaccatatgatccagtaatcccactcctgggcatatacccaaagaaaaccataatcccaaaagaaacttgtaccataatgtttattgcagcactctttacaatagccaggacatggaagcaacctaaatgcccatcaacaaatgaatggatacaaaagatgtggcatatatatacaatggaatattactcagctataaaaagggatgagatggagctatatgtaatgaggtggatagaactacaatctgtcatacagagtgaagtaagtcagaaagagaaagacaaatattgcatgctaactcacatatacggaatctaaaaatggtactgatgaactcagtgacaagaaaagggaagcagatacagggaatggactggagaactcgaggtatgggagggggcggggggtgaaggggaaattttcattatattaatagaaaaaagaaaaaaaaaaaaaaaaaaaaaaaagaaaggaattatgACAGTGTAAAATAGAGAGTCCATCATATCTTGATCATCTCCTTGTGCGGATCCAGGGCGCACATACATGAAGAGAAGAGGCCCATAGTATAAAGAGACAGATAGGAGGTGGGccccacaggtggagaaggccttccTTATGCCTTGTAcagacttcttttttaatattgtaaagaGAACAAGTGTATAAGAGACAAGAACTGTCAGAATGGTGAACACCTGAATTGaaccagagaaaataaataccatCAGAACATTAATAGAAGGATCAGTACAAGAAATTTTAATCAGTGGCATGACATCACAATAAAAGTGGTGTATTATGTTAGAATTACAAAAGGTTAATCTGAATAAGAAACCTGTATGAATTAAGGCATGAAGGAGGCCACCTACAAATGACAAGACTAATAGTCGCATGCATAGTCTATTGGTCATAATCACTGGGTAAAGTAACGGGTTGCAAATGGCTACATAGCGATCATATGCCATTGTTGCCAGTAAAAAACATTCTGTGGTTACACtgattgcaaaggaaaaaaactgtaccATGCATTCAGAGACAGAGATCATCTTACTATTCCCTAGGAAGTTGATTAGCATCTTGGGGGTCACTGTGGATGATAACCAAGTATCCACAAAGGCCAAACTCCCAAGAAAAAAGTACATGGGAATGTGAAGTTGAGGGTCATTGCAGATAAGAGCAATCAAACCAGTGTTTCCCGTGATGGTCATGAAGTATATCATCAAGAACAGCAGAAACCGGGGGATTTGCCACTCTGGTTGATGTGTAAGTCCTGTGAGAACAAACTCTGTCAGCTCTGTTGTATTTTTTGTTCCCATATCCTTAATAGATGGCCTCTGAAATGCAATGTGGTACATGGAAAGAGAACattcattataaattttaaaaagtgagtctgTTGAGAGTAATTGAAATAAAACCATAGACTAGCCTGaatactctttattttattttattatgatgaaagaaaattatttgtgGAAAAAGTTACAGTAGAACAATacaattacattatttaaaaatttttacagaaATTAGCAGATTTAGAAGACAGAGGCATTCTGAAGATGAGCAAATTTAGGGGATACTATAGAATAAGATTAAGATATTCTGTGTGTAGAACATGGATATAGCAACAAAATTAAGATAGTAGGGtctcacttataaaatgaattaaatgccaTGTGAAGATCTTGAACTTTATTCTACATGCAATTGGCAAGAAATGCACACTTATTAGACAAGGAGAGGCAACATcacttatttttgaaattaaatatttggCTGTAGATAATAGGCTGCAGGGAGAAGAAACTTCTGTCTTAAATACTAATCAGGAAGCTGTGGCTATTGTCCAGTGATTTCCAAATGAGACTACACATCACAATTGTCTGGGGGAGGTTTTGTGCAAAATATAGATTCTGAAGTATTACTGAAGAAATTGATTCAGTAGATCATGAATGGAGTATAATAAGATGCCTTATATAAATTCTCCCCAGGTGATTTAAATGTATGTGAAGTTCTTAGTCCATGTGTGATATGACATTATGAGTGATGAGAAAGACAAAGATATAGATCAAAATGAATCGGAATGAAGAGTCACTTGTATTTCTGAACTCAAGCTTGTGTCCCTGATGCACTGTGAGGCCAAAGAAA from Hippopotamus amphibius kiboko isolate mHipAmp2 chromosome 10, mHipAmp2.hap2, whole genome shotgun sequence encodes:
- the LOC130830393 gene encoding olfactory receptor 5H2-like — translated: MGTKNTTELTEFVLTGLTHQPEWQIPRFLLFLMIYFMTITGNTGLIALICNDPQLHIPMYFFLGSLAFVDTWLSSTVTPKMLINFLGNSKMISVSECMVQFFSFAISVTTECFLLATMAYDRYVAICNPLLYPVIMTNRLCMRLLVLSFVGGLLHALIHTGFLFRLTFCNSNIIHHFYCDVMPLIKISCTDPSINVLMVFIFSGSIQVFTILTVLVSYTLVLFTILKKKSVQGIRKAFSTCGAHLLSVSLYYGPLLFMYVRPGSAQGDDQDMMDSLFYTVIIPFLNPIIYSLRNKQVIETVTKLLKRDGYIS